In Methanosphaera sp. ISO3-F5, a genomic segment contains:
- a CDS encoding DUF63 family protein codes for MILDFLEENFFYLHPGYTVFNTIIFGIVLGVIILCIIKIFDKIGKDPLELMYPLIPIIIFGSTSRALVDNNVYPRIHLLATPGIYIFIGLLTIALLLVSIIFEKYLKVKYYKIIFITGLFVCIPNIIIMLNYGVNVEIIVFEMCLWAFISTLFFIFKNKIKILGEKGNLEVLSAHVFDATSTFVAMDFFGYYEQHVLPTFMINSFGTALIMYPLKIIMILVILYVTDEYVKEVSSNHMIKLSVFILGLAPGIRNFATLVLSIS; via the coding sequence ATGATACTTGATTTTTTAGAGGAAAATTTTTTCTATTTGCATCCAGGTTATACTGTATTTAACACCATTATCTTTGGAATAGTGTTAGGAGTAATTATTTTATGTATAATAAAAATATTTGATAAAATTGGTAAAGATCCTCTTGAGTTAATGTATCCTCTTATCCCTATCATAATATTTGGTTCAACTAGCAGAGCATTAGTGGATAATAATGTGTATCCCCGAATACACTTACTTGCTACTCCTGGGATTTATATATTTATAGGTTTATTAACAATAGCATTATTACTTGTTAGCATTATTTTTGAAAAATATTTGAAAGTGAAATATTATAAAATAATTTTTATTACAGGACTATTTGTTTGTATTCCCAACATTATTATAATGTTGAATTATGGTGTGAATGTTGAAATTATAGTTTTTGAGATGTGTTTATGGGCTTTTATTAGTACATTATTCTTTATATTTAAAAATAAAATTAAAATATTGGGTGAAAAAGGGAATTTGGAAGTTTTATCGGCTCACGTATTTGATGCTACATCAACCTTCGTTGCCATGGACTTCTTTGGTTATTATGAACAACATGTTTTACCAACTTTTATGATAAATTCTTTTGGAACTGCTTTAATAATGTACCCATTGAAGATTATAATGATTTTAGTTATATTATATGTAACTGATGAGTATGTGAAGGAAGTATCTTCAAATCATATGATTAAATTATCCGTATTTATATTAGGTTTAGCTCCAGGAATTCGTAATTTTGCAACATTAGTTCTTTCCATATCCTAA
- a CDS encoding glycosyltransferase, with protein MRIPENIRNTKEFHKVRLIKHKLVDSKNIYTDKVKYNVKEFFRKKRHLSEEQKKEITLLINKDNSENTIPLFDNIPLVSIIIVNHNGASHLTRLLKVIDETIHLKYELIIVDNASNDNSLDIIDQYKQLPITLIKNRKNESFSYANNQGVKIAKGDYLLFLNNDTEPLDGWLNYLMKTMLSNENVGAVGSKLIYPDCDSSKINKEKSYTIQHAGIIFKEGDGYIKPFNRNNSSEYEDTRNNTEDEEIIAVTAACLLIKKSVYLEVDGFDNQYLYGYEDVDLCLKLHKAGYKNIYNPKSVLYHYEFGTQEKNNKTEVRNRRLSNQKIFIKRWNKWLRKELMKNLFNNEGIFTDKPLTVSFVVTQSDENTTAGDYFTALTLAKQLEKFGWKIKYQSRFKSDKQRDWYYVDEDVDVLISMLDAYDLSKVQCKNGLLVKIAWLRNWFERWVENPSFSKYDIVLASSQIACDYIKKTTRKNAILFPLASDTEMFNENIQSNEIYECDYCFTGSYWDAKREIINYLNPDSIDYKFNLYGANWDKIPKFSQYHKGFVKYGDMPEVYSSTKLVIDDANHVTKEWGSVNSRVFDSLAAGKLIITNGSKGNEEIFDGKLPEYHSEKELTDLINYYLSNPDKKEEKIKELRKIVLDNHTYYHRAVTLREIIKNYYQRPKIAIKTPVPSWKEIYKWGDYYVAEGLAEEFEKLGYLVKIQMLSEWNDSSDSDVDTVIVLRGLSRYTPKIQHYNIMWNISHSDLVSLNEYEQYDYVFVASKHWTEQLKPRVNVPVECMWQCTNINKFYPEYNEKYKSELLFVGNSRKVYRKILKDLLPTKHDLSVYGADWDGIIDQKYIKGEHISNKELHQAYSSCTILLNDHWEDMREKGFISNRIFDGIACGARILSDPVEGLDELFHGIVYVYHNKQELNDLIEEITANPKEIVFDIHEHTYESRVNQFIKVIE; from the coding sequence ATGAGAATACCAGAAAATATTAGAAACACTAAAGAATTTCATAAAGTAAGATTAATTAAACATAAACTAGTCGATTCAAAGAATATTTACACAGATAAAGTAAAATATAATGTTAAAGAATTTTTTAGAAAAAAAAGGCATCTAAGTGAAGAACAAAAAAAAGAAATAACATTATTAATTAATAAGGATAACTCAGAAAATACAATCCCTCTTTTTGATAATATTCCTTTAGTATCTATAATAATAGTTAACCATAATGGCGCTTCTCATTTAACAAGATTATTGAAAGTAATCGATGAAACAATACATTTAAAATATGAATTAATTATAGTTGACAATGCTTCTAATGATAATTCTCTAGACATTATAGATCAATATAAACAGTTACCCATTACTTTAATAAAAAACAGAAAGAATGAATCATTTTCATATGCAAATAATCAGGGAGTAAAAATAGCAAAAGGAGACTACTTGTTATTTTTAAATAATGATACTGAACCATTAGATGGATGGCTTAATTATTTAATGAAAACAATGTTATCTAATGAAAATGTAGGTGCAGTAGGTTCAAAATTAATATATCCTGATTGTGATTCATCAAAAATCAATAAAGAGAAATCATATACAATACAACATGCGGGAATCATATTCAAAGAAGGGGATGGTTACATTAAACCATTCAATAGAAATAACTCATCAGAATATGAGGATACTAGAAACAATACAGAAGATGAAGAAATAATAGCAGTAACTGCAGCCTGTTTACTCATAAAAAAATCAGTATATCTTGAAGTTGACGGATTTGACAATCAATACCTTTATGGATATGAAGATGTAGACTTATGTTTAAAATTACATAAAGCAGGATATAAAAACATTTACAATCCAAAATCAGTATTGTACCATTATGAATTTGGTACACAAGAAAAAAACAATAAAACAGAAGTACGTAATAGAAGATTAAGTAATCAGAAAATATTCATAAAACGATGGAATAAATGGTTACGTAAAGAATTAATGAAAAACCTTTTTAACAATGAAGGTATTTTCACGGATAAACCTCTAACAGTTTCATTTGTAGTAACTCAATCAGATGAAAACACAACTGCTGGAGATTATTTCACAGCATTAACATTAGCAAAGCAATTAGAAAAGTTTGGATGGAAAATAAAGTATCAATCAAGATTCAAATCAGATAAACAACGGGACTGGTATTATGTGGATGAGGATGTGGATGTTTTAATATCCATGTTGGATGCATATGATTTATCAAAAGTTCAATGTAAGAATGGATTGCTTGTTAAAATTGCTTGGTTACGTAATTGGTTTGAACGTTGGGTTGAAAATCCATCTTTTTCTAAATATGATATAGTGCTAGCTAGCAGTCAAATAGCTTGTGATTATATTAAAAAAACAACTAGAAAAAATGCGATACTCTTCCCATTAGCATCTGATACGGAAATGTTTAATGAAAATATTCAAAGCAATGAAATTTATGAATGTGATTATTGTTTCACGGGCAGTTACTGGGATGCAAAAAGAGAAATCATAAATTACTTAAATCCGGACTCAATAGATTATAAATTTAATTTATATGGAGCAAATTGGGATAAAATTCCAAAATTCTCACAATATCATAAAGGGTTTGTTAAATATGGGGACATGCCTGAAGTATATTCATCAACAAAACTTGTTATTGATGATGCAAATCATGTAACAAAAGAATGGGGTTCTGTAAATAGCCGTGTATTTGACAGTTTAGCAGCAGGAAAACTGATAATTACAAATGGTTCAAAGGGTAATGAAGAAATATTTGATGGTAAGTTGCCTGAATATCACTCAGAAAAGGAGTTAACTGATTTAATTAATTATTATTTGTCTAACCCTGATAAAAAAGAAGAAAAAATAAAAGAATTAAGAAAAATTGTTCTAGATAATCATACTTATTATCATAGGGCTGTTACATTAAGGGAAATTATTAAAAATTATTATCAAAGACCTAAAATAGCAATAAAAACTCCAGTACCTTCATGGAAAGAAATATATAAATGGGGAGATTATTATGTTGCAGAAGGGCTTGCTGAAGAATTTGAAAAATTAGGTTATTTGGTAAAAATTCAAATGTTATCTGAATGGAATGATTCTTCTGATTCTGATGTTGATACTGTAATAGTTTTAAGAGGTCTTTCACGTTATACTCCTAAAATTCAACATTATAATATTATGTGGAATATTTCTCATTCAGATTTAGTGTCATTAAACGAGTATGAACAGTATGATTATGTATTTGTTGCATCAAAACATTGGACTGAACAATTAAAACCAAGAGTTAATGTGCCTGTGGAATGTATGTGGCAATGTACAAACATTAATAAGTTCTATCCGGAATATAATGAAAAGTATAAATCTGAATTATTATTTGTTGGAAATTCAAGGAAGGTGTATCGTAAAATATTGAAGGATTTACTTCCTACAAAACATGATTTATCAGTATATGGTGCAGATTGGGATGGAATTATTGATCAAAAATATATTAAAGGTGAACACATTTCTAATAAGGAATTGCATCAGGCTTATTCCTCTTGTACTATCTTGCTTAATGATCATTGGGAAGATATGCGTGAAAAAGGATTTATATCTAACCGAATTTTTGATGGTATAGCCTGTGGGGCAAGAATACTTTCAGATCCTGTGGAAGGGTTAGATGAGTTATTCCATGGTATTGTTTATGTATATCATAATAAACAAGAATTAAACGATTTAATAGAGGAAATCACTGCTAATCCAAAAGAGATAGTGTTTGATATTCATGAACATACATATGAAAGCAGAGTTAACCAGTTTATAAAGGTAATTGAATAA
- a CDS encoding ABC transporter ATP-binding protein — protein sequence MSNETIIEVNDVSMEFNLSEQKTDNLKEFVIKFLKRELHFQSFWALKNISLKINKGDKIGFLGLNGAGKSTLLKIISGVLKPTKGEVKIYGTMAPLLALGAGFDPNFSGKDNIFLNGAVLGHSRAEMNKKYDDIVDFAELNDFIDVPVKNYSSGMKSRLAFAIATSVNPDILILDEVLSVGDMSFQRKSKDRMNNVMSDATLLFVSHSVSQVRNLCDKAIWLHKGSIIAAGEVNEICDQYETYVKNL from the coding sequence ATGTCTAATGAAACGATTATTGAAGTAAATGATGTTAGTATGGAGTTTAATTTAAGTGAACAAAAAACTGACAATCTTAAAGAATTTGTTATTAAATTTCTTAAAAGAGAACTCCACTTCCAATCTTTTTGGGCTTTAAAAAATATTTCATTAAAAATTAATAAAGGAGATAAAATAGGTTTTTTAGGATTAAATGGTGCTGGTAAAAGTACATTGCTTAAAATTATCTCAGGAGTATTGAAGCCAACAAAAGGTGAAGTAAAAATTTATGGTACTATGGCACCACTTCTCGCATTAGGTGCTGGTTTTGATCCAAACTTCAGTGGAAAAGATAATATATTCTTAAATGGTGCAGTTTTAGGTCATTCAAGAGCTGAAATGAATAAAAAATATGATGATATTGTTGATTTTGCAGAGTTAAATGATTTTATAGATGTCCCTGTTAAAAATTACTCTTCAGGTATGAAATCACGTTTAGCTTTTGCTATAGCAACTTCCGTTAATCCAGATATATTAATTCTTGATGAAGTTTTGTCAGTAGGAGATATGTCTTTCCAAAGAAAAAGTAAAGATAGAATGAATAATGTAATGTCTGATGCAACTTTATTGTTTGTTTCACATTCTGTTTCTCAGGTAAGAAATTTATGTGACAAGGCTATATGGTTACATAAAGGTTCAATTATTGCTGCTGGAGAGGTTAATGAAATTTGTGACCAGTATGAAACTTATGTGAAGAATTTATAA
- a CDS encoding ABC transporter permease: MNQIQIEELNTFSKYKSLLSELVRRDIRNKYRNSVLGVLWSLLDPLLSMIVLTIVFSALFHRVHDYPVYYLSGQLVYTLFRGGSTQAMSSLIGSANIWKSIYVPKYLYALSAVLSNFVTFVFSLVVLFAIMLVLRVEFTVYIIFASLPVFIILVMAFGVGLILGTLNVFFRDVEHLYSVFCLMLMYAMPIFYPAEILPPQFKFIQTYNPLYYLLTCVRDCFYYGKLYSLPEIIIPTIAAFILLGIGIFMLRRYQDRFILYV; the protein is encoded by the coding sequence ATGAATCAAATTCAAATAGAAGAATTAAATACTTTCAGTAAATACAAATCCTTATTAAGTGAATTGGTTAGGAGAGATATCCGAAACAAATACCGTAATTCAGTATTGGGTGTATTGTGGAGTTTATTAGATCCATTATTATCCATGATTGTATTAACAATAGTATTCTCCGCTCTTTTCCATAGAGTACATGATTATCCAGTTTATTATCTTTCAGGACAATTGGTGTATACTTTATTTAGGGGTGGTTCTACACAAGCTATGAGTAGTTTAATCGGTTCGGCAAATATTTGGAAATCAATATATGTTCCAAAATATTTATATGCTCTTTCAGCAGTTTTATCAAACTTTGTAACATTTGTATTTTCATTAGTGGTCTTATTTGCAATAATGTTAGTTTTACGTGTTGAATTTACAGTTTATATAATATTTGCAAGTTTACCGGTATTTATTATATTGGTCATGGCATTTGGTGTAGGTTTGATACTTGGAACATTAAACGTATTTTTCAGAGATGTGGAACATTTATATTCCGTATTTTGTTTAATGTTAATGTATGCAATGCCAATATTTTATCCTGCAGAGATATTGCCACCACAATTTAAATTTATACAAACATACAATCCATTATACTATTTACTAACTTGTGTAAGGGATTGTTTCTATTATGGTAAGTTATATAGTTTGCCTGAAATAATAATTCCAACAATAGCAGCTTTCATATTATTGGGTATAGGTATATTCATGTTAAGAAGATATCAAGACAGATTCATATTATACGTATAA
- a CDS encoding glycosyltransferase family 2 protein: MNFDVNSLVTVAIPNYNNKELLNNLLLSLKKSISLSQVIIVDNASQDGSVDLIKEKFPEINLIENNVNKGFACAVNQAIHLVETEYVFLLNNDTVIEKDTIPSLLETIQKSDDIFSVSSKMIQYYNKDLLDDVGDEYTLMGWSKRRGYGKNISEYPIDEEVFSACAGAALFRMNVFSEIGYFDENFESYVEDMDLSFRARLYGYKSYYSANAVVYHVGSAATGSRYNKFKVKISARNNIYLIYKNMPSWMKLLNGLFIIIGIFIKYLFFYRKGMGEDYLEGIKEGLSTKNKLVKTNSSLSNLLKIEYLLIKNTITFLK; encoded by the coding sequence ATGAATTTTGATGTTAATTCTTTAGTAACAGTTGCAATTCCTAATTATAACAATAAAGAATTATTAAACAATTTACTATTATCTTTAAAAAAATCAATATCATTGTCTCAAGTAATAATAGTTGATAATGCTTCTCAGGATGGGAGTGTTGATTTAATTAAAGAAAAATTTCCTGAAATTAATTTAATTGAGAACAATGTCAATAAAGGTTTTGCATGTGCGGTTAATCAAGCAATACATTTAGTTGAAACAGAATATGTATTCTTATTGAATAATGATACGGTTATTGAGAAAGATACAATACCTAGTTTACTAGAAACTATCCAAAAATCTGATGATATTTTTTCAGTTTCTTCTAAAATGATTCAATATTATAATAAAGACTTATTGGATGATGTTGGTGATGAGTATACTCTTATGGGATGGAGTAAACGAAGAGGATATGGAAAAAATATTTCCGAGTATCCTATAGATGAAGAAGTATTCAGTGCTTGTGCAGGAGCAGCATTATTCCGTATGAATGTCTTCTCAGAGATAGGTTATTTTGATGAAAACTTTGAAAGTTATGTTGAAGACATGGATTTAAGTTTTAGGGCAAGATTGTATGGATATAAATCTTATTATTCTGCAAATGCAGTAGTATATCATGTAGGTAGTGCTGCAACAGGATCTCGTTATAATAAGTTTAAAGTTAAAATATCTGCAAGAAACAATATTTATCTGATTTATAAAAATATGCCTTCGTGGATGAAACTATTAAATGGATTATTTATTATCATTGGAATTTTTATTAAATATCTGTTTTTTTATAGAAAAGGTATGGGTGAAGATTATCTTGAAGGGATTAAAGAAGGACTCAGTACGAAAAACAAATTAGTAAAAACTAATTCTTCATTAAGTAATTTATTGAAAATAGAATATTTATTAATTAAAAATACTATAACTTTTTTGAAATAG
- a CDS encoding DUF4012 domain-containing protein has translation MEKKIQLVIVIIIIIFILTVGIIIFSNIGGKGSFRGKHNILVLCTDPTEQRQGVGAVDMAFMLELNKGKLSKTTPIYPGGMYDPSLTPPADLRSEGTNQWYLHDSLWTSDLNEGVKRAKQIIKYNTNLTTDITVVVNPDAIDAMINTVGPVYSNGQEVTSDSLSFLRNDQDERGATRGDAIEGLVDGIIDATEKKGKKAELLATVLDQYGKGNILFVPKDAFQKLIAYI, from the coding sequence TTGGAAAAAAAGATACAACTTGTTATAGTAATTATTATAATCATATTCATCCTTACAGTTGGAATAATTATTTTTTCAAATATCGGAGGAAAAGGAAGTTTTCGCGGAAAACATAATATTTTAGTATTATGTACTGACCCTACTGAACAAAGGCAAGGTGTTGGCGCCGTTGATATGGCATTTATGTTAGAATTAAATAAGGGAAAATTAAGTAAAACAACTCCCATATACCCTGGAGGTATGTATGATCCTTCATTAACACCACCTGCAGATTTACGTAGTGAAGGAACCAATCAATGGTATTTACATGATTCGTTATGGACTTCGGATTTAAATGAAGGAGTTAAACGAGCAAAACAAATTATTAAGTATAATACAAATTTAACTACTGATATAACTGTGGTTGTAAATCCAGATGCAATTGATGCAATGATTAATACTGTAGGTCCAGTATATTCAAATGGACAAGAAGTAACATCAGATTCTTTAAGTTTCCTACGTAATGATCAAGATGAACGTGGAGCAACTAGGGGCGATGCAATAGAAGGTTTAGTTGATGGTATTATTGATGCAACAGAAAAAAAGGGTAAAAAAGCAGAGTTATTAGCAACTGTTTTAGACCAATATGGTAAAGGAAACATATTATTTGTTCCAAAGGATGCGTTCCAAAAATTAATTGCATACATCTGA
- a CDS encoding glycosyltransferase family 2 protein — translation MDLSIIIVNYRTYELTKQTINSVIETVIDLDYEIIVVDNASCDGSLEKLIEDFESFNNITFLANKTNDGFAVANNLALKESVGDYVLLLNSDVIVKENTINKSLNFIKNNSNIGILGCKVVLPDGTLDKACRRSFPTFEVSFYRMSGLSKIFPNSKRFNRYNLSYLDENGTYPVDCVVGAFMLIRSNLLKECNGLDESFFMYGEDIDICYRIKQMGYEVYYYGEYEIIHYKGASGKNKKLLYEFHNSMEIFYNKHYKKQDSFLINALTYISIWTLYYLKLLVLSLKTIF, via the coding sequence ATGGATTTATCAATAATAATTGTTAATTATCGTACTTATGAATTAACTAAACAAACTATTAATTCAGTTATTGAAACTGTTATCGATTTAGATTATGAAATTATTGTTGTGGATAATGCATCATGTGATGGTAGTTTAGAAAAATTAATTGAAGATTTTGAATCTTTCAATAATATTACATTTTTAGCAAATAAAACTAATGATGGTTTTGCCGTTGCAAATAACTTAGCATTAAAAGAATCTGTTGGAGATTATGTGCTATTGTTAAATAGTGATGTTATAGTTAAAGAAAATACAATTAATAAATCTTTAAATTTCATAAAAAATAATTCAAATATTGGTATTCTTGGTTGTAAAGTTGTTTTACCTGATGGTACTCTAGATAAAGCATGTAGACGTTCTTTTCCAACTTTTGAAGTTTCATTTTATAGAATGTCTGGTTTATCAAAAATTTTTCCAAACAGTAAAAGATTTAATAGGTATAACCTTTCTTATTTGGATGAAAATGGAACATATCCTGTGGACTGTGTAGTTGGAGCATTTATGCTCATTCGCTCAAATTTGTTAAAAGAATGTAATGGTTTGGATGAATCATTTTTTATGTATGGCGAAGATATTGATATATGTTATCGAATCAAGCAGATGGGATATGAAGTATATTACTATGGTGAATATGAAATTATTCATTATAAGGGAGCTAGTGGTAAAAATAAGAAGTTACTATATGAATTTCATAATTCCATGGAAATATTTTATAATAAACATTATAAAAAACAAGATTCTTTTTTAATAAATGCCCTAACTTATATTAGTATTTGGACTTTATATTATCTAAAATTGTTAGTTTTATCTTTGAAAACTATTTTTTAA
- a CDS encoding amidohydrolase family protein — translation MSETNSILIKDTTIIADEIFKSSILVVDDTIQEISSSLNDNDADKVLDASDKITMPGLINTHSHVAMTLLRGHGDDQSLQTWLNDYIWPKEANLNEELVYMASKLAMAEMIKTGTTTFNDMYFFMEETAKAVDESGMRAVLGYGMIDLFDDEKRKAELKASEKLIKSCHNTCENRVQVAVSPHAPYTCSEELLRESKELSQKHNLKLHIHVSETKNEVDDLVKDKGVTPFKYLDNIGLLDSNTIAAHGVWTTDEEMNILKEKNVSIAHNPSSNTKLASGIAPVHKYIQNGVNVSIGTDGVASNNNLDMFSEMKLTALLQKVNLLDPRVLPTKETFNMATKNGAKALGINAGSIEEGKLADIILVDTLTPHMTPIRNALSNIIYSSLGTDVDTVICNGKILLENKQLKTINEQEIIREVSERAFDL, via the coding sequence ATGAGTGAAACAAATAGCATTTTAATAAAAGATACCACAATTATTGCAGATGAAATATTTAAATCATCAATTCTTGTAGTTGATGATACAATACAAGAAATTAGTTCTTCCTTAAATGATAATGATGCAGATAAAGTATTGGATGCATCAGATAAAATTACAATGCCTGGCCTTATAAATACACATTCCCACGTGGCTATGACCTTATTAAGAGGACATGGAGATGATCAAAGTTTACAAACATGGTTAAATGATTATATATGGCCTAAAGAAGCAAATTTAAATGAAGAATTAGTTTACATGGCATCAAAATTAGCAATGGCAGAAATGATTAAAACAGGTACAACAACATTCAACGACATGTACTTCTTCATGGAAGAAACAGCAAAAGCAGTAGATGAATCCGGAATGAGAGCTGTACTTGGTTATGGTATGATCGATCTATTTGATGATGAAAAAAGAAAAGCAGAACTAAAAGCATCAGAAAAACTAATAAAATCTTGCCATAATACATGTGAAAACAGAGTACAAGTGGCAGTATCACCACATGCACCATACACATGTTCTGAAGAATTACTAAGAGAATCTAAAGAACTGTCACAAAAACATAATCTTAAATTACACATTCACGTATCTGAAACAAAAAATGAAGTGGATGACCTGGTTAAAGATAAAGGAGTAACACCTTTCAAATACCTGGATAACATAGGTTTACTTGATTCAAACACAATAGCTGCTCATGGAGTATGGACAACGGATGAAGAAATGAATATCCTGAAAGAAAAAAATGTTTCAATTGCTCATAATCCTTCAAGTAATACCAAATTAGCATCTGGTATAGCCCCAGTACATAAATATATACAAAACGGAGTAAATGTATCCATAGGAACTGATGGGGTAGCATCAAACAATAACTTAGACATGTTCAGTGAAATGAAATTAACTGCACTACTACAAAAAGTAAATCTATTAGATCCAAGAGTATTACCAACAAAAGAAACATTTAACATGGCAACCAAAAATGGTGCTAAAGCATTAGGAATAAATGCTGGAAGTATTGAAGAAGGCAAATTAGCAGATATTATCCTTGTTGATACATTAACTCCACACATGACTCCTATAAGAAATGCATTAAGCAATATAATATACTCATCATTAGGTACAGATGTTGACACAGTCATATGTAATGGAAAAATATTATTAGAAAACAAGCAATTAAAAACAATAAATGAACAAGAAATAATCAGAGAAGTTAGTGAAAGAGCCTTTGATTTATAA
- a CDS encoding undecaprenyl-phosphate glucose phosphotransferase has translation MIRENQQLFNVLNVLFDILVLIASTLFLNSSIATRIIGFNFKFNFETFLTFLIILIPTYISLYYVFSLYTPQRTNKSIFSEASTIGQVNLIEFVILSAVTFTEILVLPENFLIFFFVLNFLFAVIERAIIRYFLRLMRSRGFNIKYVLIIGAGEVGEKLVDTINQNSYLGYKVIGFLDDNIKEPVNDVEIIGTVNDLEKILTSNQIIDRVILSIAPRHYKTIESLMFTCEKNGVRADIVPDYYRYLTTHPNIELLDDIPLISARYLPLDIFYNSLIKRIFDVIFVICVSIVISPLLFVVAIIIKTTSPGPIIYKQERVGEGGKVFEIYKFRSMYSDNEYIDDKHWTKKNDPRITPVGKIIRKFSIDELPQFYNILKGDMSLIGPRPERPYLVNKFKESVPKYMIKHHVRPGMTGWAQINGYRGNTSIVKRIEYDIYYVENWTMFLDIRIFFKTLPALINDKNAY, from the coding sequence ATGATTAGGGAAAACCAACAATTATTTAATGTATTAAATGTTTTATTTGATATTCTTGTACTAATTGCTTCAACTTTATTTTTAAATTCAAGTATTGCAACAAGAATTATTGGATTTAATTTCAAATTCAATTTTGAAACATTTTTAACATTTTTAATAATTTTAATTCCTACATATATCTCATTGTATTATGTATTCTCATTATATACACCACAAAGAACAAACAAGTCCATTTTTTCAGAAGCTTCAACTATTGGGCAAGTAAATCTTATAGAATTTGTTATATTGTCTGCAGTAACGTTCACTGAAATTTTAGTGTTACCAGAGAATTTTTTAATATTTTTCTTTGTATTAAATTTTTTATTTGCAGTAATTGAACGTGCAATTATACGTTATTTCCTGCGATTAATGAGATCTCGTGGTTTTAACATTAAATATGTACTGATTATTGGTGCAGGAGAAGTAGGTGAAAAATTAGTGGATACTATTAATCAAAATTCTTATCTGGGTTATAAGGTAATAGGATTTTTGGATGATAATATTAAAGAACCAGTAAATGATGTTGAAATAATTGGTACCGTAAATGATTTGGAAAAAATTCTTACATCAAATCAAATTATTGATAGGGTAATTCTTAGTATAGCTCCAAGACATTACAAAACAATTGAATCTTTAATGTTTACTTGTGAAAAAAACGGTGTTAGAGCAGATATTGTTCCAGATTATTATAGATATCTTACAACTCATCCAAATATTGAATTATTGGATGATATTCCATTAATAAGTGCTAGGTACTTGCCTTTGGATATTTTCTATAACAGTCTCATTAAACGAATATTTGATGTTATATTTGTTATCTGTGTTTCCATTGTTATTTCCCCTCTACTCTTCGTTGTAGCAATTATAATAAAAACAACATCTCCTGGACCTATTATATATAAACAGGAGCGTGTGGGTGAAGGAGGAAAAGTGTTTGAAATATACAAATTCAGGAGTATGTATTCTGATAATGAGTATATTGATGATAAACATTGGACTAAGAAAAATGATCCTAGAATAACTCCTGTTGGAAAAATTATAAGAAAATTCAGTATTGATGAGTTACCTCAATTTTACAACATATTGAAAGGAGATATGAGTCTTATAGGTCCAAGACCTGAACGTCCATATTTGGTGAATAAATTTAAGGAATCTGTTCCAAAATACATGATTAAACATCATGTCCGTCCGGGAATGACGGGTTGGGCACAAATTAATGGATATCGGGGTAATACTTCTATTGTTAAAAGGATAGAATATGATATTTATTATGTTGAAAATTGGACTATGTTTTTAGATATAAGAATATTCTTTAAAACATTACCCGCATTAATAAATGATAAAAACGCGTATTAG